Proteins encoded by one window of Pseudostreptobacillus hongkongensis:
- a CDS encoding alpha/beta hydrolase fold domain-containing protein, translated as MLSKKYFTLLLLPIIFSCRSIELPKKRSKEIKTLSNVMLNFSSRINRDIFYAFFSSIGLELPEYISKDFKMRVYEEDGTRIELFRKKGSKEKKLMIIANGAAFVTPYRVDRREYFNNLFRDLDFDFIMVDYKMGVNRRFPVQNMDYINAYKLALKLGYSPNKIVFFGDSSGGNIVASTTVYLVDNELPTPQAVVMLSPYLDASDSVKSRERNLRKDVLFGVAEGSDNPPKFQNNLPYFAALKDLKNRYASPIYADNMSKFPSTLIHVGGYEILEDDSIKMYEMLKRYNVDVNLHVFDGLVHVFHILDIPESEIALKEVIDFAENKVKESGEEIKVNKDVINKIKFDVTLEEYSQNEVIEKYNKLGVDFEKYLEFEKNSYSNTTRRYLRD; from the coding sequence ATGCTAAGTAAGAAATATTTTACATTATTATTACTCCCTATAATTTTTTCTTGCAGAAGTATAGAACTTCCAAAAAAAAGATCAAAAGAAATAAAGACTTTATCAAATGTTATGCTAAATTTTTCAAGTAGAATTAATAGAGATATATTTTATGCTTTTTTCTCATCTATAGGTCTTGAATTACCAGAATATATATCAAAAGATTTTAAGATGAGGGTTTATGAAGAAGATGGAACTCGTATAGAACTTTTTAGAAAAAAAGGCTCTAAAGAGAAAAAATTGATGATAATTGCAAATGGTGCTGCATTTGTTACACCATATAGAGTTGATAGAAGAGAATATTTTAATAATTTATTTAGAGATCTAGATTTTGACTTTATAATGGTAGATTACAAAATGGGAGTAAATAGAAGATTCCCAGTACAAAATATGGACTATATAAATGCATATAAATTAGCTTTAAAATTAGGATATTCACCTAATAAAATAGTGTTTTTTGGTGATAGTTCTGGAGGAAATATAGTTGCATCAACTACAGTATATTTAGTGGATAATGAATTACCAACACCTCAAGCAGTGGTAATGCTTTCACCTTATCTTGATGCAAGTGATAGCGTTAAAAGTAGAGAAAGAAATTTAAGAAAAGATGTTCTGTTTGGTGTAGCAGAAGGATCAGATAATCCACCTAAATTTCAAAATAATCTACCATATTTCGCCGCACTTAAAGATTTAAAAAATAGATATGCTTCACCTATCTATGCAGATAATATGAGTAAATTCCCATCAACATTAATACATGTTGGTGGTTATGAAATACTTGAGGATGATTCTATTAAAATGTATGAAATGTTAAAAAGGTATAATGTGGATGTTAATTTACATGTATTTGATGGTCTTGTACATGTCTTTCATATTTTAGATATACCGGAATCTGAAATAGCATTAAAAGAAGTTATAGATTTTGCAGAAAATAAAGTAAAAGAATCAGGTGAAGAAATTAAAGTAAATAAAGATGTTATAAACAAAATTAAATTTGATGTAACTCTAGAAGAGTATAGTCAAAACGAAGTGATAGAAAAGTATAATAAACTAGGTGTAGACTTTGAAAAATACTTAGAATTTGAAAAAAATAGTTATAGTAATACGACTAGAAGGTATTTGAGAGATTAA
- the pepT gene encoding peptidase T, with protein MLERFKKYVKFETRSDERSMTIPSTPVQYEFAKMLADDLRNIGLENVYINEFCFVNGTLPSNIDKKVPVVGFISHMDTADFEARNVKPNVIENYDGKDIVLNKELDKVMRVSEFPNLKNYVGKTLITTDGTTLLGADDKAGIVEIVEAMKYLIEHPEIPHGEVKVAFGPDEEIGRGADKFNVKEFGADYAYTMDGGEIGELQYESFNAAQIKYEITGVSVHPGTAKDKMINANTVAAELASMFPVNEVPERTSGYEGFYLLHNMEARIEKAELIYIIRDFDKKKFEERKAFCVECANKINEKYGNILKYDMFDQYYNMGDIIKDKMYVVEIAEKAMNNLDITPKIIPIRGGTDGSKISFMGLPTPNIFVGGENFHGEFEFSCLDDMQKAKELIVEIVKLNAK; from the coding sequence ATGTTAGAAAGATTTAAAAAGTATGTGAAGTTTGAAACTAGGTCAGATGAAAGATCTATGACTATTCCATCAACACCTGTTCAGTATGAATTTGCGAAAATGCTTGCAGATGATTTGAGAAATATAGGATTGGAAAATGTCTATATAAATGAGTTTTGTTTTGTAAATGGAACTCTTCCTTCAAATATTGATAAAAAGGTTCCAGTTGTTGGCTTTATCTCTCATATGGATACTGCTGATTTTGAAGCTAGAAATGTTAAACCTAATGTTATAGAAAACTATGATGGTAAAGATATTGTTTTAAATAAGGAACTTGACAAAGTTATGAGGGTATCTGAATTTCCTAATTTAAAAAATTATGTAGGTAAAACTTTAATTACAACTGATGGAACTACATTACTTGGAGCAGATGATAAAGCAGGTATAGTAGAAATAGTTGAAGCTATGAAATATTTAATAGAACATCCTGAAATACCACATGGAGAAGTAAAGGTTGCATTTGGTCCGGATGAAGAAATAGGAAGAGGAGCTGACAAATTTAATGTTAAAGAATTTGGAGCAGATTATGCATATACTATGGATGGTGGAGAAATAGGAGAGCTTCAATATGAAAGTTTTAATGCAGCTCAAATAAAATATGAAATAACAGGTGTAAGTGTACATCCAGGAACAGCTAAAGATAAAATGATAAATGCAAATACTGTAGCAGCAGAACTTGCTAGTATGTTTCCAGTAAATGAAGTTCCAGAAAGAACTTCAGGATATGAAGGATTCTATTTATTACATAATATGGAAGCTAGAATAGAAAAAGCAGAATTAATATATATAATTAGAGATTTTGATAAGAAAAAATTTGAAGAAAGAAAAGCATTTTGTGTAGAATGTGCTAATAAGATTAATGAAAAATATGGAAATATATTAAAATATGATATGTTTGATCAATATTATAACATGGGGGATATAATAAAGGATAAAATGTATGTAGTGGAAATTGCAGAAAAAGCTATGAATAATTTAGATATAACACCAAAAATAATTCCTATTAGAGGTGGAACAGATGGTTCTAAAATATCATTTATGGGCCTACCTACTCCTAATATATTTGTTGGAGGAGAAAATTTCCATGGAGAATTTGAGTTTTCTTGTTTAGATGATATGCAAAAAGCAAAAGAATTAATAGTGGAGATAGTTAAATTAAATGCTAAGTAA
- a CDS encoding alpha/beta hydrolase fold domain-containing protein: MKLLVKKIANLCVLLSVLSCSALEMPELDLPENISVESKVYSSISSKIAGNIDRDKFYAISSSLGIDFSEFISDNYSFNVFEENGTRLELYTKNKKTNNLIIVANGGAFIAPYRTGRRDFFLEIFKDLDFNVLIVDYKMGYQRRFPEQNKEFLNGYRFALKLGYSPNKTVFIGDSSGGNIVTSSIVYLVDNNLPKPKALVLLSPYLDASSTLDSRSRNLNKDVFFGMPPGVKTPAKFQSIIPYFASVKDLKNRYVSPVFADNLYTFPNVFIQVGDHEILEDDSVVMSDNLKKYGVNVRLDIYQGMMHVFQMLNIPESKKAIKDVKEYISNVLDNNEKGYVVSNDVIKKIRFDVNVENLPDEEYLKKFKKLGIDIENYIWFEKQNFDNSYRKYLNED; the protein is encoded by the coding sequence TTGAAATTACTTGTAAAAAAAATAGCTAATTTATGTGTGTTATTAAGTGTTTTGTCATGTTCTGCATTAGAAATGCCTGAATTAGATTTACCAGAAAATATTTCTGTTGAATCAAAAGTATATTCTAGTATTTCTTCAAAAATTGCTGGTAATATAGACAGAGATAAATTTTATGCAATTAGTTCATCGTTAGGTATAGATTTTTCAGAATTCATTTCAGATAATTATAGTTTTAATGTTTTTGAAGAAAATGGAACAAGATTAGAATTGTATACTAAAAATAAAAAAACTAATAATTTAATAATAGTAGCAAATGGAGGTGCTTTTATTGCACCTTATAGAACTGGAAGAAGAGATTTTTTTCTGGAAATATTTAAAGATTTAGATTTTAATGTATTAATTGTAGATTATAAAATGGGATATCAAAGAAGATTCCCAGAACAGAATAAAGAATTTTTAAATGGATATAGATTTGCTCTTAAGCTAGGATATTCTCCTAATAAAACAGTTTTTATTGGAGATAGTTCAGGAGGTAATATAGTTACTAGTTCTATAGTATATTTAGTTGATAATAATTTACCTAAACCTAAAGCTTTGGTTTTATTATCTCCTTATTTAGATGCAAGCTCTACCTTAGATAGTAGATCTAGAAATTTAAATAAAGATGTGTTCTTTGGTATGCCTCCAGGTGTTAAAACACCTGCTAAGTTTCAAAGTATTATACCGTATTTTGCTAGTGTTAAAGATTTGAAAAATAGATATGTTTCACCAGTTTTTGCTGATAATTTATATACATTTCCTAATGTATTTATACAAGTTGGAGATCATGAAATATTAGAAGATGATTCTGTAGTTATGAGTGATAACTTGAAAAAATATGGAGTTAATGTAAGGCTTGATATATACCAAGGTATGATGCATGTATTTCAGATGTTAAATATACCGGAATCTAAAAAAGCTATTAAAGATGTTAAAGAATATATATCTAATGTATTAGATAATAATGAAAAAGGATATGTAGTTAGTAATGATGTAATAAAAAAAATTAGATTTGATGTAAATGTTGAAAATTTACCTGATGAAGAATATCTTAAAAAGTTTAAAAAGCTAGGCATAGATATAGAAAACTATATTTGGTTTGAAAAACAAAATTTTGATAATTCTTATAGAAAATATTTAAATGAAGATTAA
- a CDS encoding ComEC/Rec2 family competence protein translates to MNKIYICAGIFCLFLYTLFFNTYMIDDIKIGEIYSMKVTFYKDYGVVEKINRLNISKKLYISNDKELKFGKYDLIVRVNKIKNKNLDVDILGYKENMFNKYRDYILDIIDKNYRKEKLNAFIKSVIIGDKSGLSSSDKMKYRYLGISHIFAISGLHLSILLMFIKTILDIFSIDKRHKDIIEFILITFYSLIIGFTVSIKRVYFMYTINTLKKFWGFNISRKEIYLYTLIIVLSVNVYSIFDLDFILSFLSTFVIFFIINEVRLNESIILPILIQIFITPFIYYYTKTIPLLSFFANMIILPMVSYIIQLISFSLVLNFIGIDILNNFVLKSYEGFDNMVEILYKIPYMSLICNESNVLLFLTLIIVDFCILIYLIKNKI, encoded by the coding sequence ATGAATAAAATATATATTTGTGCTGGGATATTTTGTTTATTTTTATATACTCTATTTTTTAATACATATATGATAGATGATATTAAAATAGGTGAAATATATTCAATGAAAGTTACTTTTTATAAAGATTATGGTGTGGTTGAAAAAATAAATAGATTAAATATATCAAAAAAATTATATATTAGTAATGATAAGGAATTAAAGTTTGGTAAATATGATTTAATAGTAAGGGTAAATAAGATTAAAAATAAAAATTTAGATGTGGATATTTTAGGTTATAAGGAAAATATGTTTAATAAATATAGAGACTATATTCTAGATATTATAGATAAGAATTATAGAAAAGAAAAATTAAATGCTTTTATTAAATCGGTTATTATAGGAGATAAAAGTGGATTAAGTTCTTCTGATAAAATGAAATATAGATATTTAGGTATAAGTCATATTTTTGCAATATCTGGACTACATTTATCTATACTTTTAATGTTTATAAAAACAATATTAGATATATTTAGTATAGATAAAAGACATAAAGATATTATTGAGTTTATATTAATTACATTTTATTCATTAATCATAGGGTTTACAGTCTCTATAAAAAGAGTATATTTTATGTATACTATAAATACTTTAAAAAAATTTTGGGGATTTAATATAAGTAGGAAAGAAATATATTTATATACTTTGATTATAGTATTATCTGTTAATGTATATAGTATATTTGATTTAGATTTTATACTTTCATTTTTAAGTACTTTTGTAATATTTTTTATTATTAATGAAGTGAGATTAAATGAAAGTATTATTTTACCTATACTAATACAGATATTTATTACACCGTTTATATATTATTATACTAAAACTATACCTTTATTATCATTTTTTGCAAATATGATAATATTACCTATGGTAAGCTATATTATACAGCTTATATCTTTTTCTTTAGTTTTAAATTTTATAGGTATAGATATATTAAATAATTTTGTGCTAAAGAGTTATGAGGGCTTTGATAATATGGTTGAAATACTGTATAAAATACCGTATATGTCATTAATATGTAATGAAAGTAATGTTTTATTATTTCTTACTTTAATAATAGTAGATTTTTGTATATTAATCTATTTGATAAAAAATAAAATTTAA
- the nifJ gene encoding pyruvate:ferredoxin (flavodoxin) oxidoreductase: MENKRKKFVMDGNEAAAHIAYAFTEIAAIYPITPSTTMAEYTDIWSARGRKNIFGTIPKVIEMQSEAGAAGVVHGSLQSGALTTTFTASQGLLLKIPNMYKISGELLPGVIHVAARTLSTHALSIFGDHQDIYAVRMTGWALLASSSVQEVMELAGVAHLSAIKSRVPFLHFFDGFRTSHEIQKIEVLEYDELERLIDYDALNEFRKNSLNPDNPVTRGTAQNDDIYFQAREAQNKYYEKSIDIVKDYMKEISLLTGREYKPYTYYGHPEARNIIIAMGSVCETIKETVDFLNKRGQKVGMIKVSLYRPFSAKDFINEIPETVKKIAVLDRTKEPGSYGEPLYLDVKSVLYSRNSDISIVGGRYGLSSKDVNPSQIIAVFNNLVLKQPKDHFTIGIVDDVTFTSLPIYENPDLSNSDDMSCLFYGLGSDGTVSANKSSVKIIGDLTDKYVQAYFAYDSKKAGGITRSHLRFSNYPIRSTYLVKNPTFVSCSNQTFLKKYPVIEGLKQNGIFLLNSIYEGEKLLDSIPNKIKRELAFANAKFFVINANRAAIEAGMISKTNTIMQAAFFKVINIVEYEDAKREMKSHVLKNYGLKGEDVVEKNNKLIDIAENAIVEIPVDPKWKTLVDEDEYLTLDYGNSLDRSSFMAKIAEPITALRGDELPVSIFDGFEDGTFENGEAQYEKRAIAKFIPEWRPEHCIQCNQCSYVCPHAAIRPFLLDEKELENIPKGMDLLNPIGKGLERLRYRIQVSPLDCTGCNACAEVCPARTKALVMRPIEEQLEKGEKENADYLYNHVSYKDEYMNKETVKGSQFVKPLFEFSGACAGCGETPYIKLLTQLYGDRMMIANSTGCSSIYGGYAPSTPYTTNDKGQGPAWASSLFEDSAEYGYGMLQASEKLRFRVIELLTQLNEKEINDELKTLVNDYLENVNDANHIQSMKENLFIKLEEEKEKIDEIKELLELKSYFIERAVWVIGGDGWAYDIGFGGLDHVLGTGDKIKMLVLDTEVYSNTGGQSSSASTIASVAKFTSNGKRKKKKDLAALMMSYGDIYVAKISMGANQNQTIKALKEAQEFDGPAIVIAYSPCIAHGIKGGMGAAQDQEKLATEVGYWPLLRYDPRRLEKGKNPLQIDSRKPVWDKYFDYLMSETRFSSLFKTSPEHANELFELNLKNAKERWNYYYKLSKIDYSEEV, from the coding sequence ATGGAAAATAAAAGAAAAAAGTTTGTAATGGACGGAAATGAAGCAGCAGCACATATAGCATATGCTTTTACTGAAATTGCAGCAATTTATCCAATTACACCCTCAACAACAATGGCAGAGTATACTGATATTTGGTCAGCTCGTGGTAGAAAAAATATATTTGGTACCATACCAAAAGTTATAGAAATGCAATCAGAAGCTGGAGCAGCTGGGGTTGTTCATGGTTCTTTACAATCAGGAGCTTTAACAACAACATTTACAGCTTCACAAGGTTTACTTTTAAAAATACCTAATATGTATAAGATATCAGGAGAACTATTGCCAGGGGTAATTCATGTTGCTGCAAGAACATTATCAACGCATGCTCTTTCAATATTTGGAGATCATCAGGATATTTATGCAGTAAGAATGACAGGTTGGGCCCTTCTTGCATCAAGTTCAGTACAAGAAGTAATGGAACTTGCTGGTGTTGCTCATTTATCTGCAATTAAATCAAGAGTTCCTTTTTTACATTTTTTTGATGGTTTTAGAACATCACATGAAATACAAAAAATAGAAGTGTTAGAATATGATGAACTTGAAAGATTAATAGACTATGATGCATTAAATGAATTTAGAAAAAATTCATTAAATCCAGATAATCCTGTAACACGTGGAACTGCACAAAATGATGATATATATTTCCAAGCAAGAGAAGCACAGAATAAATATTATGAAAAATCTATAGATATAGTTAAAGACTATATGAAAGAAATAAGTTTACTTACAGGAAGAGAGTATAAGCCATATACATATTATGGTCATCCTGAAGCTAGAAATATAATAATAGCAATGGGATCTGTATGTGAAACTATAAAAGAAACAGTTGATTTTTTAAATAAAAGAGGTCAAAAAGTAGGGATGATAAAAGTGAGTCTATATAGACCTTTTTCAGCTAAGGACTTTATAAACGAAATCCCTGAAACTGTTAAGAAAATTGCTGTTCTTGATAGAACTAAAGAACCAGGGTCTTATGGAGAACCTCTATATCTTGATGTTAAATCAGTTCTTTATTCTAGAAATTCAGATATATCTATAGTTGGAGGAAGATATGGTTTATCTTCAAAAGATGTAAATCCTTCACAAATTATAGCAGTATTTAATAATTTAGTACTTAAACAACCTAAAGATCATTTTACTATAGGTATAGTTGATGACGTTACTTTTACATCACTTCCTATATATGAAAATCCAGACTTATCTAATAGTGATGATATGTCTTGCCTTTTTTATGGTTTGGGTTCAGATGGTACTGTAAGTGCAAATAAAAGTTCAGTTAAAATAATAGGAGATTTGACTGATAAATATGTTCAAGCGTATTTTGCATATGACTCTAAAAAAGCAGGTGGAATTACAAGATCACATTTAAGATTTAGTAATTATCCAATAAGATCTACTTATTTAGTAAAGAATCCGACTTTTGTTTCATGTTCAAATCAAACGTTTTTAAAAAAATATCCAGTTATTGAAGGACTTAAACAAAATGGTATATTTTTATTAAATAGTATATATGAGGGTGAAAAATTATTAGATAGTATTCCAAATAAGATTAAAAGAGAACTTGCTTTTGCTAATGCTAAGTTTTTTGTTATAAATGCAAATCGTGCAGCAATAGAAGCTGGTATGATTAGTAAGACTAATACTATAATGCAAGCAGCCTTTTTTAAAGTAATAAATATAGTAGAATATGAAGATGCAAAACGTGAAATGAAATCCCATGTATTAAAAAATTATGGACTAAAAGGTGAAGATGTAGTAGAAAAAAATAATAAATTGATAGATATAGCTGAAAATGCTATAGTTGAAATACCAGTTGATCCTAAGTGGAAAACTTTAGTAGATGAAGACGAATATTTAACATTAGATTATGGTAATAGTTTAGATAGAAGTTCGTTTATGGCAAAAATTGCAGAACCTATAACAGCTCTTCGTGGTGATGAATTACCTGTTTCAATATTTGATGGATTTGAAGATGGTACATTTGAAAATGGAGAAGCTCAATATGAAAAAAGAGCTATTGCTAAATTTATACCTGAATGGAGACCAGAACATTGTATTCAATGTAATCAATGTTCATATGTTTGTCCTCATGCAGCTATTAGACCTTTCCTTCTTGATGAAAAAGAATTAGAAAATATACCTAAGGGTATGGATTTATTAAATCCTATAGGTAAAGGACTTGAAAGGTTAAGATATAGGATACAGGTTTCACCACTTGATTGTACAGGATGTAATGCTTGTGCTGAAGTTTGTCCTGCACGAACAAAGGCTCTTGTAATGAGACCTATAGAAGAACAACTAGAAAAGGGTGAAAAAGAAAATGCTGATTATTTATATAATCATGTAAGTTATAAAGATGAGTATATGAATAAAGAAACTGTAAAAGGATCACAATTTGTAAAACCATTATTTGAGTTTTCAGGTGCTTGTGCTGGTTGTGGTGAAACTCCATACATAAAGTTATTAACACAGCTTTATGGAGATAGAATGATGATAGCAAATTCAACAGGGTGCTCATCTATATATGGAGGTTATGCACCTTCTACCCCATATACAACTAATGATAAAGGTCAAGGTCCTGCTTGGGCATCTTCTTTATTTGAAGATAGTGCTGAGTACGGATACGGTATGTTACAGGCTAGTGAAAAATTAAGATTTAGAGTTATAGAATTACTTACTCAATTAAATGAGAAAGAAATTAATGATGAATTAAAAACTTTAGTAAATGATTATTTAGAAAATGTAAATGATGCAAATCATATACAATCTATGAAAGAAAATTTATTTATCAAACTTGAAGAAGAAAAAGAAAAAATTGATGAAATTAAAGAGCTTCTAGAACTTAAATCATACTTCATTGAAAGAGCTGTTTGGGTAATAGGAGGAGATGGTTGGGCATATGATATAGGATTTGGTGGATTAGATCATGTACTTGGTACTGGAGATAAAATTAAAATGCTAGTACTTGATACAGAAGTTTATTCAAATACAGGAGGACAATCATCGTCAGCATCTACCATAGCATCAGTTGCTAAATTTACAAGTAACGGAAAAAGAAAGAAGAAAAAAGATTTAGCTGCACTTATGATGAGCTATGGAGATATATATGTTGCTAAAATTTCTATGGGAGCAAATCAAAATCAAACTATTAAGGCTTTAAAAGAAGCACAAGAATTTGACGGGCCTGCTATAGTAATAGCATATTCTCCATGTATAGCACATGGTATTAAAGGTGGTATGGGTGCTGCTCAAGATCAGGAAAAACTTGCAACAGAAGTTGGATATTGGCCACTTTTAAGATACGATCCTAGAAGACTTGAAAAGGGTAAAAATCCTTTACAGATAGATAGTAGAAAACCAGTTTGGGATAAATATTTTGATTACTTAATGAGTGAAACTAGATTTAGTTCATTATTTAAAACAAGTCCTGAACATGCAAATGAATTATTTGAACTTAATTTAAAAAATGCAAAAGAAAGATGGAATTATTATTACAAACTTTCTAAAATAGATTATTCAGAAGAAGTATAG
- the argS gene encoding arginine--tRNA ligase — translation MKLLIDKVLEVLSENVSNIFDIKLDKNDLQNSTKKEFGDFQSNFAMSKSKVIGKNPRVIAEELISKFDGKDIISKIEVAGPGFINIFVTDSILNEETAKLINEKYEYNVANDETVIIDYSSPNIAKRMHVGHLRSTIIGDALKRIYKELGFRVLGDNHIGDWGTQFGKLIVAYNKWLDKEAYNTSAIEELERLYVKFSGEAKINSELEEEARFELKKVQSGDPVNLALWKEFITYSLKEYDKVYKRLGIEFELINGESFYNDMMPKVLEKLKEKGLAREDQGALVVFFENDELPPCIVQKKDNSFLYSTSDLATIIYRKDELNIDRAIYVVDERQQGHFKQVFKISEMLGSPYDYKKHHTQFGIMRFADGTIFSTRGGDVIRLEEILDVAHKEVRKIVDEKNPTLSDEEKENIAEVVGVGAIKYFDLSQNRATGITFDWSKVLSFEGNTGPYLQYCYVRIMSILRKAKSQGIEKGNKYLVEGSTDSERNLLVTLHKLGYTVIKAFESNRPNLIAEYLFDLTKEFNSFYTSNQVIDVNNIELTQARLAICEKTAEVIKKGLSLLGIDTVERM, via the coding sequence ATGAAATTATTAATTGATAAGGTTTTAGAAGTTTTATCAGAAAATGTATCAAATATATTTGATATCAAACTTGATAAAAATGACTTGCAAAATTCAACTAAAAAAGAATTTGGAGATTTTCAAAGTAATTTTGCTATGTCTAAATCAAAAGTTATTGGGAAAAATCCAAGAGTTATAGCAGAAGAATTAATTTCTAAATTTGATGGTAAAGATATAATTTCAAAAATTGAGGTTGCAGGGCCTGGATTTATTAATATATTTGTTACAGATAGTATACTTAATGAAGAAACTGCAAAATTAATAAATGAAAAATATGAATATAATGTAGCAAATGATGAAACTGTAATCATAGATTATTCTTCACCTAATATTGCAAAAAGAATGCATGTTGGACATTTAAGAAGTACAATAATAGGAGATGCTTTAAAAAGAATATATAAAGAATTAGGATTTAGAGTATTAGGAGATAATCATATAGGAGATTGGGGAACTCAATTTGGTAAATTAATAGTGGCATATAATAAATGGTTAGATAAAGAAGCATATAATACAAGTGCAATAGAAGAACTTGAAAGACTTTATGTTAAATTCTCAGGAGAAGCAAAAATTAATTCAGAACTAGAAGAAGAAGCACGTTTTGAACTTAAAAAAGTTCAAAGTGGAGATCCTGTAAATCTAGCTTTATGGAAAGAATTTATTACTTATTCATTAAAAGAATATGATAAAGTGTATAAAAGATTAGGAATAGAATTTGAATTGATAAATGGAGAATCTTTCTATAATGATATGATGCCTAAAGTTCTTGAAAAATTAAAAGAAAAAGGACTTGCACGTGAAGATCAAGGTGCTTTAGTAGTATTCTTTGAAAATGATGAATTACCACCTTGTATAGTACAGAAAAAAGATAATAGTTTCTTGTATTCAACATCTGATCTTGCAACTATAATTTACAGAAAAGATGAGTTAAACATTGATAGAGCTATCTATGTAGTTGATGAAAGACAACAAGGGCATTTTAAACAAGTATTTAAAATATCTGAAATGTTAGGATCTCCATATGATTATAAAAAACATCATACTCAATTTGGTATAATGAGATTTGCTGATGGAACAATATTTTCAACACGTGGTGGAGATGTAATAAGACTAGAAGAAATTTTAGATGTTGCTCATAAGGAAGTAAGAAAAATTGTAGATGAAAAAAATCCTACATTATCAGATGAAGAAAAAGAAAATATAGCAGAAGTTGTTGGAGTTGGAGCTATAAAATACTTTGATTTAAGTCAAAATAGGGCAACTGGAATTACTTTTGATTGGTCTAAGGTTTTAAGTTTTGAAGGGAATACAGGACCATATTTACAATATTGTTATGTAAGAATTATGTCTATACTTAGAAAAGCTAAATCTCAAGGTATAGAAAAAGGAAATAAATATTTAGTTGAAGGAAGTACTGACAGTGAAAGAAATTTACTTGTAACACTTCATAAGTTAGGATATACAGTTATTAAAGCATTTGAATCTAATAGACCAAATTTAATAGCTGAATATTTATTTGATTTAACTAAAGAATTTAATTCATTCTATACATCTAATCAAGTAATAGATGTAAATAATATAGAATTAACACAAGCAAGACTTGCTATATGTGAAAAAACTGCAGAAGTTATTAAAAAAGGTTTAAGTCTTCTTGGAATAGATACAGTAGAAAGAATGTAA